ATAATCATCTCCTCCATCTGACTCTATAGTTTCTTTTATGATGGGTGGTGAACTATTTACTGTGTCTTTCAAATCTGTAAGAAGATCCTCTTCCTCAATTTTAGTATCTTCAGAAGCATCAACATCCATTTGAGATATTGGACTAGCAGTCACCGCATGAGAAAGAACATACGGTGGAGAATCACCTTTTGCTGTAGATGGTTTTACTGCAGTCACCGGATTGATTTTAGCTGTTGTTGGAAccacctctttttttgttgggcTTGCCTCTTTTTCTGTTGGGATTACACTCTGCAAGCTGTCTGTCAAATTTTGGGATCTACTTAGTGTTTCATTCTCACTTTTAGACgaaatatttttctcaagcATCTCCACTTTCACAGAAtctgagaaaaggatgagaaacagTCAATACTACGCACAAGGCACTAACTTCTCTTGTGATATTTcagctataaataaaaattattgcaAGGCATTGACTTCACAGACAAGAAGTCATACGATGAACAGGGCATATTTCACACTGCAAACTTTTTAGACTTCATATGCAGACATACACACTCCTGTACTTTGGCAATTTCAAAAGGTAAGTCCTGAGTGGGACAAGAATTAAAGCTTGGAAGCACATGTGTTCTAGGTTAGTAAACTAGAGTGTCTCTGAAAAATTTAGCATGCATAATTTCCAGACTCAGAACTTCAGAAACATGTCCTCCCTCCCTCTATGGATTTATGAACTCTTGTAGAATCATATGTGATTAGTCTTTTCTCCATCATCAAACTCTCCCACAGAATTTACTGAAATCTACAGAGGAAGAAGTTCTCAGTAAGGCTACTCCTGCAGTTACACGTTTTTAATCTTTCACCATTACTTATTTCACCAACAAAAAATGAGAATATGCTACAATGTCCCCTTCAGTCAGGACACAACGTCCCAGCATCTTTTCCCAGGcacttatttttattgcatttgtacacacagaaaaagatttcCATCCTTATGTTAACTCAAATGAAACTACCGAATCAcagcttaaaaaacaaagctgaagaaaggacAATCTGACTGCACATGCTCCTGTAGGAAAGCCTTTTGCTGGCAGCAAATTATTGTAATGAAGTCAGCAGCACTGCTATGTAACAGTGCACCCTCAGGCAAATTCAGAATCTCTCCAATGCTAGGATGGCTTTGCAGAATCTACATAAAAACCAAGGTGAGCATTAAAACCACATGGAGGGCCCATCATCGCTGCCCTCTACCccaaggaaagtaaaaaaaaagcagggggagGTTATAAATAGCCAATGATTTTttaatcctaaaaaaaatagcaaagagCAAACTATTCATGTTTACAGCATTTCACATCCAGTTTCAAATCACGGAGCACCTTAAAAACGAAGAACCCATTTTAGACTTTCAGTATACATTGTAATTTAAATAGTGGAACCATACTTACCTTGTATTTTGGCATGccaaactttttaaactttttattttaaaaaagtaacaataCTTTCATTAAGCACTCCCAAGGAGCTCCCTGGTTCACTGGAAATTTACAGATTCTAGAAATGAAGCATTCAACCGCTTGTGTCAAATTACTCATAAGTAAAATATTGTACAGGGGACACTGAATCATGTTATTCATGAAACATATTTACAGAGGATCAGTTACAACAGACTTCTTGTATACATGGTACACTTTTCCAGTATGAATTACCCTTTAACCAACTGTGAAACAGAGGAGACTCGACTAATCCCATATGAACTAGACATTATGGTGCCTCTCTGCTAAAGTCTGAAGTCAGCTGCTTTACATTTAACACTGTTGAGGTTGTTGAAGAAACTACTAGTCTGAATTACCATATCAACATTAACTTGTTCAGTTCTTGTACAGGACAGGTTTAGAGAATTCTTATCTCCCCTCAGGAGTCAAGCCAGCAAATTGCATACATGGAGATAAATATAAGGAAAGGTATCTGCAAGATAGTTTAGCATTTGTAACTAGCTGGCATGATATGAGTGAGGTAGGTAAACCTCATTGCTACCCTCACCAAACACACCAAAAGTACTCAAAAGTAATAGCTAAACTGTCTGAAATACAAACAAGcatatttttcaagagaaaCACACTGCATGTACCCTTACACTTCAAATTATTCTTAAACTCATTTTAACATGAAAGCTTTAGAAGGGTATGTGCTTAAATGCAAGGGACTCCCACTAACTAATGCTGCAGCTTCAGAATGAGAAATAATGATTTCCTATTATTCctaaaagaagttattttttgttttaataggaGCAGCAAGTTTAGCAACTACATTACAACTGATTTATATCTACCCAAAATTATTTGGCATTATAAACGGTGGTTGCACTGTTTATAGTTACACAACACTGTCAGATGGTGTTGGACATAGATGCCTGGACTCCAGAGATGCCTCAGCTTCAGAAATAGGTATCAACGTTCAATCATGGTGACAGAACTAACAACGCAGTCCTGTGAGTAAACGCTGTAGATAAAAACATCCCATCGGGTCAAAATTCACTTCCAGGTAAAGTTGCTTTTTAGAAAGCACGCTATTCCATGATTTTTGTAGTTAAAAACTCCTGGTTTCCTACAGGTTTGTGTCCCACATCCTTAACCTCTTCCTTCATTACTACCGACCAATTAGTCGAGGTGAGGGGCAAcaccagcagagctggtttGGATATACTTACTGACAAGCAAGAGAGGAACGCACGCCTCAAATCAGCTCCCTTCATGTCTTTAAAtaattccctttcttttcacTGCCCAACCAATACTCCACCTAAAAGAAGGAGGAACTCACTGCCCCTGAAATACCTATTTCTTATTAGCATGCGGTTTTAGTTGGTCTGTAGGTTGAAGGGatgcaggagaaggaaaatggacTTAATGAAGAGTCAACTCATAAAAAAACATCAACAGATTTTCTCGGGGCAGGGGAGAGGCTAAAACCAGACACCCAACtagaataattagaaaagacCATTTAGTCTGATGAGTGAAGTAGTCAGCTAAACCGATTTTCACAGACCAAACCCAGGCGAGCGCCTGGCCGCCAAGGAGCAGCACTTTAAACGGCGCTCCCTCCGGCCAGCCTGCCGCCAAGTCCctcagaaaaacaagagaacCGCCGGCCGAGACCGGCTCCCGAGGGCGGCCGGCCCGGGCTTGCCCTGCACATGGCCGAGACGGGCAGGGCGGCCGCCGGCGAGCGGGGTGTCCCGGCGGGCCCCGCCGGCGACCGCAGACACCTTTAGGCCCAAAACCACTGGAGACGAGGCCGGTGAGAGACCGGCGGGCCGGCCGCGCAGCGCCCACAgacccccacccacccaggcAGCCCGCCAGGGCCCGGtccgccccccgccgcgctcACCGGAGGCGTCCTGGCCGCGGGCCGCCAGGGCCCAGCCgcagagcagcagaaggcagagaaCGCGGCCCGCCGGGACGCCCCGCTCACCGGCGGCCGCCATCTTGCCAGGCACCCTCCACCGACGTGGCGCTGGCCCCGCCTCCCGGCGCTGGGCGGGAAGGCGGGAGCTGCGCGCCGGCGGGGCGGTGGCCGCGCATGCGCCTGGGCGGGAAGGGCGGGGGAGCGCCTCACAGGAGCTgaggggagcgcggcggcgcGGGCTGGCATGGCGTCGTGAGGCGCGCTGGTAGCGCGGCCTGACAGAAAATGGGGGGGTTTCCGTCTCCTTCCTTGAGACGGAGATTGGTGTTAAGGCTTGAAGCCTCCCCACAGAGCCATTGCCCTGGGAAACCGTTCACCAGCGTCTGCATGCTGCGTGACAGGGCTTCATGCTGTGGCACTCACAGAATGCTATTTGGCAGAATTAGATAGATCCAGGAAAAAAGCTTGCTCGTTCTTACCCTCAGTGAGGCGTTTCAGGCTCCAGGAGAGGGCTTGAAGCTGATCACCAGAGCACAATTTCCGAAACACAAGATGCCTCGAGCATGAGAAAACCCAGAGCAATGGCTTCAAAGGCTCATGGGGATGCTGAGGGAGCACAGGACGCACACAGCATACAGGAACATAAACCTGTTGTAGGCATGTGCCACATTACTGCAAGCTGGTTGTATATGGTGCGTTTTGATCAGTGAAGGCTAATTGCCTACTTCTCCCTAGACCTTAGGTTAAATATCTAAGGCATAGTAGGAAGTACTCAGGAATAGCTTGCGGTTCAAGGGAAGGTGGCCAGCGTTGCACAATCTGCAGCTGTTGCTGAGGCAGATACACAGCCTCACAATGTCGCAGCTGTTGCTGAGGCAGATACACAGCCTCACAATGTCGTAACGCCGTTGCCTCACCAGGCACATCCTCCTGTACCACAGCCTCTTGCTGTCTGCGTGCCACCCACATTGACTGCTTACATACAAGAAAATAACAGGCTTAATGAAAAGCCACTGAAGTTTATCCCAACTGATAGCTGTTCATTGCTCGCGCCTATTCATTTACAGAACGATAATTCAGCTTAGTGAATTCTGCAGtgaaagaaagataaacaaGTCATGTTATCTTGTTTCCTTTGTGAGCTAAACACATGCAGATGTGCAGTTGTCAGAGCTTAGCGAGCATTAAGAACGTGGCCATGTCTGGAACCTGTATCTCCgaagttttttatttgtgtggTACAAAACATGCACTAAGATGCTGCCAGTCTGCTTCTGGAACCAAGAATTAATATGAAATTGTTTTCACAATTAATACAAAGACAAAGTAAAAGATGGCGtttcaatattttattcaagttgggtttgggttttttatccatttttagCAGTGTCAAGTACAGCATTTTGGGGTCTAGTTCCACACAAAATGGAAGACTGTCTAAAAATGTACCCATTTAGTCGCTAAAAAAAAGtggtaataaaacaaaactccaTTTGAAATTTAGTGATACAACTATGTGATTGCAGTTACAAAGACTCTTCCCTGATTATGGTCCTGTCTTACAAGCATTCCAGTCAGTGCAAGGGAAAGGAACCACAACACAGGACAGGCAGGATTGGCTGAGTCACATCAAACCTCCTCTGCAACGCACTTAGACGAGGTGGACAACCTAAAGCATTCTGGAGACAGCTGTAGGTGTAAGATAACCAAAGACGACAAACCATTCATGAAATACCtatctaagaaaaagaaaaattaaaaaaaaaaaatccctttttcaGACAAGTTTGCACATCCCATCATGAATTGAAACCTTAAGGTTGGAACATTCTGCTTATAAAATTTACAGTACAATATAGTGATCTGCAATTCTTAACAACTCAGTTTCTTACCACATCAACGTATTCCTTGTGCAGTCAATGTGTTAGTAAAGGTAATCAATACCTTCCTCCTTCCTACCACATGGCAGCTGACAGATATGATGGGCAGtaacattcaaaagaaaagaaaaaaaagcctggaattgggaattttttaatgcttttgtctCCATTTCTTTAACAACATCATTTTTAAAGCTTAGCTGTCTTTAACCAGGACTAACAGGACTGATACTGAGCAATACTTGCATCCCAGACAAAACATTGAAAGGTACACTATATTCTGAAGGTAGCtatgctgtattttcaaattagTGATTGCAGAATCACTCCTTATGCTTCAAATTCCAATCCTAGACCAAGTTTGTGACCACCTGCATTGACGTTCTTGCCATCCAACAAAGCTGACAACGTCAGTTTGATACCTGTGAAAtagagaaaagtgaaagaaaagacaacTCTTAAAACCTGGACTGAGCTTTATGTTCAGCAAATGCAGTCTGTGTTAACTGCGTTAATTTACTGGCTAACAAGGGTAATGTCATTTGGTGGCTAGCCTTGTAAGGATTGggtgttttaaaacaatgtgCAGATAAGAAATCTTTCTGAATTACAGAAGTTATAATAAACCATGGTGATAGATTCTGCTTTTTATCACTCCAAATAATTAAAGCTGAGTCCGTTCACTGCTGCTGGTCTACTGATTAGATCCAGTGTTATGAAAAACTGTGACCTTGATACATACCCACCTTtctaaaacactttaaaatctAGGTATGAAAAGGCCCAAGCCCTGTCTACTGTAGTACCTCATTTCAGTCTGCTTGGTATTCTGGCAACAGATttacatcaaaataattttacagcaGTAAGACTGTCCTCGTCCTGGGCCAGGGGACCTTGAGAAAGtcacatttttaagcaaaacaaactcaGTAACAGGAAGCCTCTGAAATtactaaaaatgcatttacttaTCTGTGAAACACCCAATTGTAGATAAATTTTGTGCCAACATAAAAGAGTATCTGACTGGTCAGTGGATGGTGGTCTGATAATTCTGCTTCCAGCAGACATCCAAAATTGACAGAGCAGTCCCTGGAAAAGTTCATCACTGGCTtgccaagcagagcagcagcaaacttACAAAATCAGTCACATTTTGTCAACAGAAAAACTCTTATGTATTTCAAGATAAAAAAGTATCACTTCATTGAtcctgaatttcttctgcataGACCTACCTGGCTTTAAAGTCTGAGTGTAGCCTAAACCGATCAGACTGGAGTTGTTCACTTTAGccttaaagggaaaaaataccatATGTAAATAACTCAGTATCTTTCTTCAAAGTCCTTCCCACTTGAAAATTGAGTAACACCTTTTCAGCATGTAAAGGATTTCATGTTTTAGATCACAAAAAAACCTAGAGTTAATTCTGCCGTAACACAAATCCAGAATCTCAACAAATTTACAGTCACTATAGAAAATAATGTGTTCATTAACGTCgggtttaattttttcaagacttacataaaaaaaatctcaaaacagTGCCCAACCATAAAACattctgtgttgcttttaaagaaaatccaaTAGTTGCGCTCTCGTGCTGCCATACACAAGACAAATAGATACACATGCCAACTGCGCACAATC
The DNA window shown above is from Falco naumanni isolate bFalNau1 chromosome 8, bFalNau1.pat, whole genome shotgun sequence and carries:
- the C8H5orf15 gene encoding keratinocyte-associated transmembrane protein 2, producing the protein MAAAGERGVPAGRVLCLLLLCGWALAARGQDASDSVKVEMLEKNISSKSENETLSRSQNLTDSLQSVIPTEKEASPTKKEVVPTTAKINPVTAVKPSTAKGDSPPYVLSHAVTASPISQMDVDASEDTKIEEEDLLTDLKDTVNSSPPIIKETIESDGGDDYGPYEMTSNSRYNPDLLDMPEDDDSDTISNYNEDIKTLDEKIKEVSVTGLEEEEEEDGHFFFHLVVVAFLVAVVYVTYHNKRKIFLLVQSRRWRDGLCSRTVEYHRLDQNVNEAMPSLKITNDYVF